ACTTCGTGCTCTTTCCTCAATGGATTCCAGACCACTTTTCAAGTCAAGCACCTCAGCCTCCAGAACCTGATTTCTGTCTTTTAGCCGATCATTTTCAAAGGTTTGTTCTTCAATCTCATCCTGTAAACGCCATATATGAGTAATACTGGCTTCTCCCAGCCACAGGCGTGCCTGAAGCATAAGAATCAATACCACTAAAGCGCCACACATTAATTGATACATTGAAAACCAAACAACAAATCAAAGTAGATAAAAAGGATTCAGGCAGTAAGCGACCAACAAATCCTGTCGCCCATAACAGAAAGGGGAAACCTGTGGTTTCCCCTTTCTTTAAGATAAAAGAACCAATGCAATATTAGCCTTGACCTTTGATCTCTTTCAAGCCGTTATATGGTGCTTTTGCGCCCAACTGCTCTTCAATGCGAAGAAGACGGTTATACTTGGCAACACGATCAGAACGACATAGAGAACCAGTCTTGATTTGACCAGCACAGGTACCAACCGCCAAGTCAGCAATGGTGGTATCTTCAGTTTCACCTGAACGGTGAGAAATCACCGCAGTGTAACCTGCGTCTTTCGCCATCTTGATTGCATCAAGCGTCTCAGACAAAGAACCGATTTGGTTGAATTTGATCAAGATAGAGTTAGCGATGTTTTTGTCGATACCTTCTTTCAGGATCTTAGTATTAGTCACGAACAAGTCGTCACCTACTAGCTGAACTTTGTCACCAAGTACTTTGGTCTGGTAAGCCCAACCGTCCCAATCAGATTCGTCCTGACCGTCTTCGATAGACACAATTGGATACTGCTCACAAAGCTCAGCTAGGTAGTCACTGAAACCTTCAGAAGAGAATACTTTACCTTCACCACTTAGATCATAGTTACCATCTTTGTAGAATTCAGATGATGCACAATCCAAGGCAAGCGTGATGTCTTTAGTTAATTCATAACCCGCATTTGCAGTCGCTTCTTTGATCACTGCAAGCGCATCTGCGTTAGAAGCCAGGTTTGGAGCGAAACCACCTTCGTCACCAACCGCAGTGTTAAGACCTTTCTGCTGAAGAACTTTCTTAAGTGCGTGGAAGATTTCAGCACCCGCACGTAGCGCTTCTGCAAAAGTAGGCGCAGATACAGGCTGAACCATGAACTCTTGGATATCAACGTTGTTATCCGCGTGCTCACCACCGTTCAAAATGTTCATCATAGGTACAGGCATGCTGTACTGACCAGAGGTACCATTGATGTCTGCAATGTGCTCATACAACTCAACGCCTTTCGCTTGAGCGGCTGCTTTTGCTGCTGCCAAAGACACAGCAAGAATTGCATTCGCACCCAACTTAGCTTTGTTGTCCGTACCGTCCAGTTCAAGCATCTTGTTATCAAGTGCACGCTGATCAGTTGCATCCATACCAACTAAAGCAGACTTGATTTCAGTGTTAACGCCCTCAACTGCTTTAAGAACGCCTTTACCAAGATAACGAGACTTATCACCGTCACGAAGCTCTAACGCTTCACGTGAACCAGTAGACGCACCAGATGGTGCACACGCTGAAGCAACGATACCGTTTTCAAGAATGACATCTGCTTCTACAGTAGGGTTACCGCGTGAATCCAGGACTTCGCGAGCCTTGATGTCTGCGATCTTAGCCATGCTATTACTCTCCAATGTTTATAAATCAAATAACTAAATTCTGTATTGAAGCGTTTCTGAAAAACGCTCCCAATTTACGTGTTTAAGCGGTAACGACTGGCTCAAACCCTTTAATCAAATCATCTAACTGTTTTAACTGGCTCAAGAAAGGTTCCAGTTTGTCCAATGGCAATGCACATGGGCCATCACACTTTGCTTCATCCGGATTTGGATGCGCTTCCAGGAACAAACCAGCCAAGCCCTGAGACAAGCCAGCTTTGGCAAGATCTGTCACTTGAGCACGACGACCACCAGCAGAATCAGCTCTACCGCCTGGCATTTGCAACGCATGAGTTACATCAAAGAAGATTGGGTATTCGAACTGTTTCATTACACCGAAGCCCAGCATATCAACAACCAGGTTGTTGTACCCAAAAGAGCTGCCTCGCTCACACAAAATCAGGTTTTCGTTACCCGCTTCTTCACACTTGCGAAGAATGTGTTTCATTTCCTGAGGGGCCAGAAACTGAGCCTTCTTGATGTTAATGACGGCATTGGTTTTTGCCATCGCAACCACAAGGTCTGTCTGACGAGACAAGAACGCTGGTAGCTGAATAATGTCACACACTTCAGCCACAGGTGCCGCTTGGTATGGCTCGTGAACATCAGTAATCACAGGCACATCAAAAGTTTTCTTAACCTCTTCAAAAATCTTCAATCCTTCGTCCAGACCCGGACCACGGAATGAAGTAATTGAAGAACGGTTTGCCTTATCAAAGGATGCTTTAAAAACGTAAGGAATACCTAACTTATCAGTGACCGTTTTGTATTCTTCAGCAATACGCATTGCCAAATCACGACTTTCCAAAACGTTCATACCACCGAACAACACCATTGGTTTGTCATTGGCGATTTCAATATCACGAACTTTAATTGTTTTCTGAGCCATCAGAATTTCCCTATCTTATTTTTTCGACTGTTCTAAAGCAGCGTTTACGAAACCACTGAACAAGCCATGACCTGCACGCGGCGTCGAAGTAAATTCAGGGTGGAACTGACACGCAACAAACCAAGGATGATCTGGCGCTTCCACAACTTCTACAAGGTTCTGATCCACAGAAACACCCGTGATGTTCAGACCTGCTTCTTTCAGACGATCAACGTACGTATTGTTCACTTCGAAACGGTGACGATGACGTTCAACTACATTCGCTTTACCATAAGCTGCACGAACAGTTGAGCCTTCTTCCAAGTGACACTCCTGAGAACCTAGACGCATTGTACCGCCCAAGTCAGACGCTTCGGTACGCTGTTCTACATTACCTTCGCCATCCACCCATTCAGTGATCAATGCAATAACAGGATGCTCACACGACTGATCAAATTCAGTGGAACTTGCACCAGTTAAGCCTGCAACGTTACGAGCATATTCGATAACCGCAACCTGCATACCCAAACAAATGCCCAGGTAAGGAATTTTATTTTCACGAGCAAATTGAACCGTTTTGATCTTACCTTCAACACCACGAGTACCGAAACCACCCGGAACCAAAATAGCGTCTTTACCTTCAAGGCAAGAGGTACCTTCTTGCTCGATACGCTCAGAGTCAATGAAATCGAACTTGATCTTGGTACGAGCTTTAAAGCCTGCGTGTTTAACCGCTTCAATCAACGACTTATAAGCGTCCAACAACTCCATGTATTTACCAACCATGGCGATGTTAACTTCATGCTCTGGATTCAATTCTGCTTCTGCAACAGCAGCCCACTCAGACAGATCCGGTGAGTCAGTTTTCAGATTGAATTTATCACAAATGATTTGATCCAACCCTTGCTCATGCAGCATGGCTGGGATTTTATAAATAGAATCCGCATCAGGAAGAGAAACAACCGCGCGCTCTTCCACGTTTGTGAACATAGCGATCTTACGACGAGAATCTGATGGGATAGATTGCTCAGAACGGCACACCAAAATATCCGGCTGGATACCGATAGAGCGCATTTCTTTTACAGAATGCTGTGTCGGCTTGGTTTTGGTTTCACCCGCTGTTGCGATATAAGGAACCAGTGTCAAATGCATGAACAAGGCACGGTTGCTACCTAGCTCGACTTTCATTTGACGAACGGCTTCTAAGAACGGTTGTGATTCGATATCACCCACCGTGCCACCGATTTCGACCAACGCGACATCAGCGCCTTCAGCACCAGCAATAACACGACGCTTAATTTCATCAGTAATGTGAGGAATAACCTGAACCGTACCACCAAGATAATCACCACGACGCTCTTTACGAATCACTTCTTCGTAAACACGACCTGAAGTGAAGTTGTTGCGTTTGGTCATTTTGGTGTGAATAAAACGCTCGTAGTGGCCAAGATCCAAATCGGTCTCAGCTCCATCTTCCGTGACGAACACTTCCCCGTGTTGATAAGGACTCATAGTACCCGGATCCACGTTAATATATGGATCAAGCTTCATCATAGTAACTTTAAGTCCACGTGCTTCCAGAATTGCAGCAAGGGAGGCGGAGGCGATGCCTTTTCCTAAAGAAGAAACAACGCCACCAGTAACGAAAATATATCGCGTCATACAGAACCCATCTTGGTTAAAAATGCGGTGAGAAACAGGAAGAATGCCCTGATCAAGATGGGGCGCCAGAATACCAGAATCACCGCGCATGAACAAATCAAAATCCATCAAAGAGCGTAATTTTTTAGACCCTTTGGTTCATTTTTGTAAACACCACCGACAGATGGTGAAAATTCATGCCTTATTGATTATTTTATCGATGCCAGACCACCTTCCATCCAAGCCGATCATCTTCACAAACGCACAATTGATCAAAAGCCAGATCAGCCACAGCCAGCAAAGTCTGATTGGAGTATAGCAACGGAATGTTAGAACGTTGCCACGGAGGTATCGCCTGCTCCTGAAACCACTTTTTCAAGTCTTTCGATTGAGAGTGACCTACAGGTCTGAAATGCTCTCCGCCTTTTCGATAACACACCTCAATCTGAGAATGCGTAATTCGTTGACCACTGACCGCCGGTTCAAATATCAAATGACTGCCATCAGGTAAAAACAGCTCGCCAGAGCAATTCTCTTCCAACTTGATTGAGCAACGCCAGTGACTCAAATCCAAGTGTTGCCGAGAAGGCACTAGATAGAGTCGATTCTGAAATCGTCGATACTCGAATTCACCCACCCGAAGTACCGCCTTGGCATCTTGCGGAGAATGAATCACTTCATTCAATAACACTCGAAGCTGCTCATTTGATAAAGAATAACCTGACCGTCTTCTAACCCAATGGGATAGCAATCCGCACTGTTCGGATTCAGGCAGCTCAGAAAGCGCATTAAGATCTAACGCCTCTAAACTCCGATATTGGTCTAACCATTGATCCCGATAATAAGCCAAGTTTTCTGCGTCTTGCGATATCACCTTTACGGAGCGAGAAACCGAATTCAAAAAACGAGGCCAACGAGCAATGAAAGTCGGAAGAATTTGATGACGAAGATAGTTTCGATCATAGGCTTCAAAGGCATTGCTTTCATCCTCTACCCAGTGCAAATTACGACGTTGAGCGTAACTCTTTAAATCCTCTCTGGATTCATCAATCAAAGGCCGAAACAACAAGCCCTGGTTAAGCGCACGTTTTTTGGGTATTCCCGACAATCCCGTTAAGCCTGAGCCACGAGCTAACCGCTGAAGAAAGGTCTCCGCCTGATCATTCAAGTGATGCCCCATCAGCAGCACTTCATTCGGCTTCAAGGTAGACTCGAATACTTGATAGCGAGCTTTACGTGCATTCTCTTCAAACGAGCCACGTATATCGACCGATACCCGCTCGATAATTGCTTCGATATTTCCTGAATAAGATTCAGCCGTAGTTTGACAAAACTCAACCCAATCATCGGCATTCTCACTGATGCCATGATGGACATGTAAAATGCGAACAGGGAGATCACTTGAAGACGCCACCAACAAATCCAGCAGCACACGAGAATCCAAACCACCACTGAAAGCAACACACCAACCACTTACATGGTTGGTATTTAGCAAATCATGAATTTGATTAGAAAAACGATCCGAGAGATCAGAGGAGTGTTTTTGATTCATGCTATTCACTACTAATTAGCAAACATAGTTAGCAAAAATGGTTAGCAATAATCAAGCTAGTTCTGACCGTATGACATCAGGCGCTCATATCGACGATCAAGCAGTTGATCCATTGGAAGTTGTTCCAGTTTTTCAAGCTGCTTAACCAGCACCTGCTTCAAATGTCCGGCCATTTGCTGCGGATCTCTGTGTGCACCACCCAATGGTTCATCGAGTACCTGATCTACAAGCCCCAAACTTAATAAGCGATCTGCCGTAACACCCATGGACTCAGCCGCTTCCGGAGCCTTCTCGGCACTCTTCCATAAAATAGAAGCACAGCCTTCTGGTGAAATAACCGAATAGATGGAATATTTTAGCATGATCAGATGATCACACACGCCGATGCCCAGAGCACCACCAGAACCACCTTCGCCAATCACACAAGAGATAACCGGTACATTGAGATGAGACATGACAGCTAAATTATGAGCAATTGCCTGACTTTGCCCTCGTTCTTCGGCATCAATCCCCGGATAAGCGCCCGGCGTATCAATAAACGTCAGAATTGGTAATTTGAAGCGTTCAGCCATTTCCATAATTCGACACGCCTTACGATAGCCTTCCGGCTTCGGCATACCGAAATTGCGACGCACCTTCTCTTTTACATTACGACCTTTCTGATGACCAATCACCATCACAGGACGCCCTTCCAGACGAGCGATACCACAAACAATCGCAGGGTCATCAGCAAAGCTGCGATCACCATGCAATTCATCGAATTCGTCGAACAGGTATTTAATGTAATCGAGGGTATAAGGTCTAAGAGGATGGCGTGACACCTGAGTCACTTGCCAAGGGCTTAGTTCAGAAAAAATAGACTCGGTCAGAGCCGTACTTTTATTTTGAAGCCTTTGTATCTCTTCTTGAATATTTAATTCATTATCATTGCCAACCAAACGGAGCTCTTCAATCTTATCCTGAAGCTCAGCAATCGGTTGTTCAAAATCAAGATACTGTGAATTCATTCACTACTCGCCTAACGGGACCGTTACTATTGTCTCTCCCCCAGACCATAAGATGACACGTCTGCAAGCAAGAGCACTAACCAACATAATTAAAAGATCAAAATCGGTTCCATTCCACCACTGCATTGAAAACATCTCGAATCAAGACAATCCAAATCAAAACAACAGCAGTGGAAGTGAGAATATTTTGTATTCTATCTCAAATTCTGTCATATGTCAGAACTTCGATACAATATCTCTACATGTTCGTGACCAAATTCCGATCTTAAAGCACTCACATTGGTGTCATCAGGTGCCAATTTCCATTCATCACCCAATCGCACCCGGCCTCGTGCATCTTCACGTTGATAATCAATCAACAAGGGCACCCCTTCTTGGGAGAAGCTCAAGCTGCCTTCGTTAAGGATTTTGTTGAATTGCAACGTATCTTTATCGTTCAGCAATTTCACTCGAACGTATTTGGCGTATTTATTCCGTGCACGTTCTACGTCGATCAAGGATTTTACCCGACAACGAATACCACCAGAGTAGTTGTCGTAACTCACCTCGGCCTCAACTACGACAAGGACATCGGGCTTGAGCCACTCTTTATTCTCTGCGTATAACTCGCCAAACAGGCCAACTTCCACACGAGCAGTACGATCATCCAACGCCAAGAATGCCAAGGTATCGCCTTTTTTGCTTTGCATGGTTCGAATGTCCATAACCAAGCCCGCAATCAGATAAGTTTTGTTACGATCCGGCTCCAAATCTTTCAAACGACAGGTCACGATGGATTTAACTTCGGTTTCATACTCTTCAATCGGGTGGCCGGTTAAGAACAGACCGAGCGTGTCTTTTTCTTTCGCTAATTTCTCTTTTGGAGACCACTCTTTAATGGCCCGGTAATCTTCATAGACATCACGTTCAGTGTCTTCCGCCATGAGCTCACCAAACATATCGACCATGCCGGCATCCTGGTTTTTTGCCGATTGATCGGCAGCTTTAACCGCACTAGGAATCGCAGCAATCAACGCCGCACGATTAGGACCAATGCTGTCAAACGCTCCAGA
Above is a genomic segment from Litoribrevibacter albus containing:
- the kdsA gene encoding 3-deoxy-8-phosphooctulonate synthase, whose translation is MAQKTIKVRDIEIANDKPMVLFGGMNVLESRDLAMRIAEEYKTVTDKLGIPYVFKASFDKANRSSITSFRGPGLDEGLKIFEEVKKTFDVPVITDVHEPYQAAPVAEVCDIIQLPAFLSRQTDLVVAMAKTNAVINIKKAQFLAPQEMKHILRKCEEAGNENLILCERGSSFGYNNLVVDMLGFGVMKQFEYPIFFDVTHALQMPGGRADSAGGRRAQVTDLAKAGLSQGLAGLFLEAHPNPDEAKCDGPCALPLDKLEPFLSQLKQLDDLIKGFEPVVTA
- the tilS gene encoding tRNA lysidine(34) synthetase TilS — encoded protein: MNQKHSSDLSDRFSNQIHDLLNTNHVSGWCVAFSGGLDSRVLLDLLVASSSDLPVRILHVHHGISENADDWVEFCQTTAESYSGNIEAIIERVSVDIRGSFEENARKARYQVFESTLKPNEVLLMGHHLNDQAETFLQRLARGSGLTGLSGIPKKRALNQGLLFRPLIDESREDLKSYAQRRNLHWVEDESNAFEAYDRNYLRHQILPTFIARWPRFLNSVSRSVKVISQDAENLAYYRDQWLDQYRSLEALDLNALSELPESEQCGLLSHWVRRRSGYSLSNEQLRVLLNEVIHSPQDAKAVLRVGEFEYRRFQNRLYLVPSRQHLDLSHWRCSIKLEENCSGELFLPDGSHLIFEPAVSGQRITHSQIEVCYRKGGEHFRPVGHSQSKDLKKWFQEQAIPPWQRSNIPLLYSNQTLLAVADLAFDQLCVCEDDRLGWKVVWHR
- a CDS encoding CTP synthase, encoding MTRYIFVTGGVVSSLGKGIASASLAAILEARGLKVTMMKLDPYINVDPGTMSPYQHGEVFVTEDGAETDLDLGHYERFIHTKMTKRNNFTSGRVYEEVIRKERRGDYLGGTVQVIPHITDEIKRRVIAGAEGADVALVEIGGTVGDIESQPFLEAVRQMKVELGSNRALFMHLTLVPYIATAGETKTKPTQHSVKEMRSIGIQPDILVCRSEQSIPSDSRRKIAMFTNVEERAVVSLPDADSIYKIPAMLHEQGLDQIICDKFNLKTDSPDLSEWAAVAEAELNPEHEVNIAMVGKYMELLDAYKSLIEAVKHAGFKARTKIKFDFIDSERIEQEGTSCLEGKDAILVPGGFGTRGVEGKIKTVQFARENKIPYLGICLGMQVAVIEYARNVAGLTGASSTEFDQSCEHPVIALITEWVDGEGNVEQRTEASDLGGTMRLGSQECHLEEGSTVRAAYGKANVVERHRHRFEVNNTYVDRLKEAGLNITGVSVDQNLVEVVEAPDHPWFVACQFHPEFTSTPRAGHGLFSGFVNAALEQSKK
- the eno gene encoding phosphopyruvate hydratase, which gives rise to MAKIADIKAREVLDSRGNPTVEADVILENGIVASACAPSGASTGSREALELRDGDKSRYLGKGVLKAVEGVNTEIKSALVGMDATDQRALDNKMLELDGTDNKAKLGANAILAVSLAAAKAAAQAKGVELYEHIADINGTSGQYSMPVPMMNILNGGEHADNNVDIQEFMVQPVSAPTFAEALRAGAEIFHALKKVLQQKGLNTAVGDEGGFAPNLASNADALAVIKEATANAGYELTKDITLALDCASSEFYKDGNYDLSGEGKVFSSEGFSDYLAELCEQYPIVSIEDGQDESDWDGWAYQTKVLGDKVQLVGDDLFVTNTKILKEGIDKNIANSILIKFNQIGSLSETLDAIKMAKDAGYTAVISHRSGETEDTTIADLAVGTCAGQIKTGSLCRSDRVAKYNRLLRIEEQLGAKAPYNGLKEIKGQG
- a CDS encoding acetyl-CoA carboxylase carboxyltransferase subunit alpha; protein product: MNSQYLDFEQPIAELQDKIEELRLVGNDNELNIQEEIQRLQNKSTALTESIFSELSPWQVTQVSRHPLRPYTLDYIKYLFDEFDELHGDRSFADDPAIVCGIARLEGRPVMVIGHQKGRNVKEKVRRNFGMPKPEGYRKACRIMEMAERFKLPILTFIDTPGAYPGIDAEERGQSQAIAHNLAVMSHLNVPVISCVIGEGGSGGALGIGVCDHLIMLKYSIYSVISPEGCASILWKSAEKAPEAAESMGVTADRLLSLGLVDQVLDEPLGGAHRDPQQMAGHLKQVLVKQLEKLEQLPMDQLLDRRYERLMSYGQN
- the ftsB gene encoding cell division protein FtsB; this translates as MYQLMCGALVVLILMLQARLWLGEASITHIWRLQDEIEEQTFENDRLKDRNQVLEAEVLDLKSGLESIEERARSELGMIKEGETFYLLVDDKKK